The genomic interval GCCCGGATCACCGCGGCTTCCGTGTGCGGGTCGGCGGGCAGGCCGGCGATGACCCGGACACGAGCGATCGCTGGGTGCCTTTGGAAGCCCATGAACGACCCCGCGAGGTCCTGGCGCGGTACTTTCCCGACATGGCCGGAGCCCCGATCAACGAGACGCGCGCCTGCCACTACTGCTTCGGTCCGAGCCGCAACTTCCTCATCGA from Candidatus Palauibacter australiensis carries:
- a CDS encoding FAD-dependent oxidoreductase, with product PDHRGFRVRVGGQAGDDPDTSDRWVPLEAHERPREVLARYFPDMAGAPINETRACHYCFGPSRNFLIDKHPDFDNVWLAGLGTAESFKQGPVLGEYIAKRVLEIEDDPELAEQFRFSLEAPEGREPGPDPEDLGG